The DNA sequence CATAGAGTCCTCCCACCAATTGATCTTCCTCCCAGACTTCAATGGAATGGGCAAATCCTTGCTCATGCAACCGAATATAGGCATTTTTCATTGCCTTCGTGATCCAAGTGCCTTCCAAAGCCCGAGTGGTAGCACACTGATCAATCACCTCAGCAAAGTGAGTGTCATATCGCACTTGATGGGGTCTGTTACGAAGAACTTTTGCTAAACTGCGGGTAATGTGGATCTTGTCAGGGAACAGAACTAGTCTGGGATCAGGACTCCACCAAAGTAGCGGCTGCCCTTCTTCATACCAAGGGAAAATTCCTTGTTGATAGGCCATCAGAATCCGATCACTTGAAAGGTCTCCGCCCACTGCCAACAAGCCGCTGGGTTCTGCTTCATTAGGTGAAGGAAATTGTAAAATATTCGGATGAAGTTGGTAGATTGGCATCGGCCTTCAGCTAAAGACTTCCGTCACAAAACAGATTGCTTTTTAAATGGCATCCACCTCTCAAATAGAAAATGGAATAATTCTACCTAAGTGGGGAATCCTCGGGGCAGGAGCCATGGGCTGGCTTTGGACTTATTACCTTCAGCGAGCAAAAATAGACACTCTACTCCTGCAGCGCCAAAATACCAGTTATCGAGAATGTATAATTCAAAAGGATAATCTTTTCGAAAATTGCAGAACCTCTGCAACGAAATCAGATAATCCCTCCTTACCAACTTTAGAAGCACTGATTATCGCTACCAAAGCCTATTCTGTAAGGAGTGCTCTTCTGCCACTTCAGGAAGCATTGATTTCAAAGCAGATCCCGATAATTTTATTACAAAATGGTCTTGGTGTTTTTGAAGAAGTCCGCGAGCTTTTCTCTGAACAACCTATTCTGATACTATCAACTAGCAATGGGGCTTACTGGCACGAGTACGAATTTCTCAAACTTACTGGAACAGGCTCCAGTTATCTTGGCACATTGGACAACTCCGTCCCAAGGTCATTGAAAAACATACTTTTCAAAAGACTTAAAGCGACAGGACTTCCTGTTTTACTCACTGACAACATCCTTAAACAACTTTGGGAAAAACTTCTTGTCAACTGTTCCATCAACAGTCTTTCAGCTTTATGGTTGTGTCGAAACGGAGACTTGCTTGATAATCCAAATTCTAAGCAAATCTGGAAGAGAATTGTCCAGGAGGGGGTTCAGATGATGAGACTAGAATTGTGTCAAGAAGTTGAACCTTTAGAAATTCTCACTTTGATTGATCAAGTCGCCTACAAAACCAGTGCGAACTACTCTTCTATGTATGAGGATCGAAGAAGAAATCGACCTAATGAGGTGGATTATATTCAGGGTTATTTGGTCAGGAAGGCTCACCAGCATCATCTCTCTGTTCCAACACTGGAAACATTGGCAGAACTCTTAAAATTTCCTGAAAACTCTTCATTAAAACAAACACCAAATTGAGCTAGTAGTATGGCTACTGGATTCTACACCAACAAAATTTATCTTGAACACGACACAGGCAACCACCCCGAAAATGCTGACCGCCTCCGAGCAGTCGATCAGCATCTACAGCACAGTGGTCTGTGGAATGAATTAGCGGTGCGTCCCGGACGCACCGCAGAACTTAAAGAAATCGAAATGTTACACTCCAAGAGGTATATCGATTCCGTTCAGGAAGCGGTGGAACTGGGTAGAGGAACACTTGGAACCCCAGATTGTGTCATTTCCCCTGGGACTTTCGGTGCAGCCTCACACGCAGTTGGAGCAGTTCTCGATAGTGTTTGCCAGGTTGCTGAGGGCAAACTAGACAATGCCTTTTGTGCTGTTCGCCCTCCTGGCCATCATGCTGAACATGACTCAGCGATGGGCTTCTGTTTCTTTAACAATGTAGCAATTGCTGCGGAATTTTTGCGGAAAAATTTAAGATATCAGAGGATTCTCATCTTTGATTTTGACGTACATCATGGCAACGGCACACAGCATCTCTTTGAAGAAAACGCACAGGTCCTATACGCAAGTACACATCAAGACCCAAGAACTTGTTATCCTGGGACTGGTTTCGCCCATGAAACTGGCTTTGGATTAGGTAAGGGATTTACATTAAATTTTCCTATGCCTCCTGGTACATCAGATGAGAAATATTTAGAATTTTTCCATAATCGAATCATTCCTCAATTCAAGGAATACAAACCAGATTTCATACTTCTTTCTGCCGGTTTTGATGGACATATTCGTGACCCGCTAGCGATGCTGAATCTCACAGAAAATTGCTATCGTGAAATTACAAAAACAATGAGAACTCTCGCTGAAAAA is a window from the SAR324 cluster bacterium genome containing:
- the aat gene encoding leucyl/phenylalanyl-tRNA--protein transferase, whose product is MPIYQLHPNILQFPSPNEAEPSGLLAVGGDLSSDRILMAYQQGIFPWYEEGQPLLWWSPDPRLVLFPDKIHITRSLAKVLRNRPHQVRYDTHFAEVIDQCATTRALEGTWITKAMKNAYIRLHEQGFAHSIEVWEEDQLVGGLYGISLGHCFFGESMFSKKSNASKLALVSLSKFAMEQGLRLIDCQVTTDHLLSLGAEELGRKDFLEMLQQELNYPTLRGRWIPT
- a CDS encoding 2-dehydropantoate 2-reductase, coding for MASTSQIENGIILPKWGILGAGAMGWLWTYYLQRAKIDTLLLQRQNTSYRECIIQKDNLFENCRTSATKSDNPSLPTLEALIIATKAYSVRSALLPLQEALISKQIPIILLQNGLGVFEEVRELFSEQPILILSTSNGAYWHEYEFLKLTGTGSSYLGTLDNSVPRSLKNILFKRLKATGLPVLLTDNILKQLWEKLLVNCSINSLSALWLCRNGDLLDNPNSKQIWKRIVQEGVQMMRLELCQEVEPLEILTLIDQVAYKTSANYSSMYEDRRRNRPNEVDYIQGYLVRKAHQHHLSVPTLETLAELLKFPENSSLKQTPN
- a CDS encoding histone deacetylase; the encoded protein is MATGFYTNKIYLEHDTGNHPENADRLRAVDQHLQHSGLWNELAVRPGRTAELKEIEMLHSKRYIDSVQEAVELGRGTLGTPDCVISPGTFGAASHAVGAVLDSVCQVAEGKLDNAFCAVRPPGHHAEHDSAMGFCFFNNVAIAAEFLRKNLRYQRILIFDFDVHHGNGTQHLFEENAQVLYASTHQDPRTCYPGTGFAHETGFGLGKGFTLNFPMPPGTSDEKYLEFFHNRIIPQFKEYKPDFILLSAGFDGHIRDPLAMLNLTENCYREITKTMRTLAEKFAAGRIVSLLEGGYDLEALALSVEAHIQELLN